A stretch of the Arachis stenosperma cultivar V10309 chromosome 6, arast.V10309.gnm1.PFL2, whole genome shotgun sequence genome encodes the following:
- the LOC130936620 gene encoding protein XRI1-like, giving the protein MELDIGVTHSDLSLAEADSWFSSDTSSGYLEDAIAGWGIWCNHNNLPSYSQNQKMMDHYLVDEEHLFPTFCSSTTPQILHGNFHKESKEFSNRNLPSSSPASLQNEPAQRSFSPRESDANNASASNSKGHWKKIAYPFELVKAGGVEGETTLKDINNQMLMSPSKPIPHPVANLSSTHPYACISARSGYGISGKVVTALTRIHTQGRGSITIIRTKG; this is encoded by the exons ATGGAATTGGACATTGGAGTAACTCACTCAGATCTCTCTCTTG CTGAAGCTGATTCATGGTTTTCATCAGATACATCAAGTGGGTACCTTGAAGATGCTATTGCAGGCTGGGGAATTTGGTGCAACCACAACAATTTACCATCCTACTCCCAAAATCAAAAG ATGATGGACCATTATTTGGTTGATGAGGAACATCTATTTCCAACATTTTGTTCATCCACAACACCACAAATCCTTCATG GTAATTTCCACAAAGAGAGTAAAGAATTCAGCAATAGGAACCTGCCATCATCATCACCAGCATCTTTACAAAATGAACCTGCTCAGAGGAGCTTTTCACCTAGAGAATCAGATGCAAATAATGCTTCAGCTTCAAATTCAA AGGGTCATTGGAAGAAAATAGCATACCCATTTGAGCTAGTAAAGGCAGGAGGAGTAGAAGGGGAAACAACACTGAAAGACATAAACAACCAAATGCTAATGAGTCCATCAAAGCCAATTCCACATCCTGTTGCTAACTTATCAAGCACTCATCCATATGCATGCATTTCAGCTCGTAGTGGTTATGGCATTTCAGGAAAAGTTGTTACAGCACTTACTAGGATTCACACCCAGGGTAGAGGCTCCATTACCATTATCAGAACCAAGGGTTGA